CCAAAACAGCCTTTCAAGTATGCCTTCCACCCCTGCCCCCAAAACAGCCTTTCAAGTATGCCTTCCATCCCTGCCCTCCAAACAGCCTTTCAAGTGTGCCTTCCACCCTGCCCCTCCCAAACAGCCTTTCAAGTATGCCTTCCACCCCCTGCCCCCAAACAGCCTTTCAGCATGCCTTCCACCCCTGCCCCCAAAACAGCCTTTCAAGTATGCCTTCCACCCTGCCCCCAAAAACAGCCTTTCAAGTATGCCTTCCACTCCTGCCCTCCAAACAGCCTTTCAAGTATGCCTTCCACCCCTGACCCTCCAAACAGCCTTTCAAGTATGTCTTCCACCCTGCCCTCCAAACAGCCTTTCGGCATGCCTTCCACCCTGCCCCCAAAACAGCCTTTCAAGTATGCCTTCCACCCCTGCCCCCAAAACAGCCTTTCAAGTATGCCTTCCACCCCTGCCCCCAAAACAGCCTTTCAAGTATGCTTTCCACCCCTGCCCCCCCCAAAACAGCCTTTCAAGCATGCCTTCCATCCCTGCCCCTCCAAACAGCCTTTCAGTGTGCCTTCCACCCTGCCCTCCAAACAGCCCTTCAAGTATGCCTTCCACTCCTGCCCCCAAAGCAGCCTTTCAGTATGCCTTCCACCCTGCCCCAAAAACAGCCTTTCAAGTATGCCTACGGCATTCAGGCAATCCCAATTACTCACCGTGACCGATAAGGCAATCTCCTTTCCTCCCAGTGATATTATGTCAGGTAGTATATCATTTCGTTTGTAATATTGGGAGGGCCATTTCGCATGATGCAGGGCCGTCATTAAGGATGAATACTCCcccatcccaccccctccccaacatcAAATGCCCACCCTTCTTGGTTGGGAAGATTAAATTGAGacggaaaaagaaaatcattcgcGATAGATTTAGAAGAAGGTTTCTTTTTTCTCCAACGGCTggacatagttttttttttttttaaagatcagcTTTTCCCAGTTTGTCTTGGgcgaaaatgttttttttttttttatgatgggcAATGGTAggttgctcagagagagagagagagagagagagggagagagagggcggTATTGGGTtgctcagagaaagagagagagaaggaggttgGTTATTGggttgctcagagagagagagagagagagagagagagagataaaaccattgTCTGTAGGTACGTGGGTGTTAAGCAAACGTTTTGGGatatgaagaaggaagaagcagagaaataaagaaataagagaagagagagagagagagagagagagagagagagagagggagagagaaatagagagagaggaggggagagaaatTGTGGattggttattaaaaaaataggaaaaaatagaaaatataaaaaagacctCTGCCTGAAGGCACCGGGTGTTaaagaataacgaaaataaagacacagagagaaaataagagagacagagagagagagagagagagagagagagaaacattcttaCACGTGAGAAATCATTTTCACATACTCTTAAAATATGCATAACATACGTGAGAAGGcctcgacaagagagagagagagagagagacagagagagagagagagagagagagagagagagagagagagaaagaggtgctGGCAGCGGTAGGCACTGCTGTCGTGTTTATTATCTCCTAAATGGTACTTGAATTCAGCAAGATCCCCCCGTAAATGGGATGCAAATTCAACTCTATGATTTATGCTTGCTGTTACGTCCGTTTCAGTCCTTTGCAAGGGTTTATGTAGCAGAGGTTGCTCTGTTAGGAaagagtaatttatatatatatacacacatacacacacacacacacatacataccattTCCCTGAAAGCTTACGACAAATGAATGAATTGAATGG
The nucleotide sequence above comes from Macrobrachium rosenbergii isolate ZJJX-2024 chromosome 1, ASM4041242v1, whole genome shotgun sequence. Encoded proteins:
- the LOC136840018 gene encoding uncharacterized protein, with product MGNRKTSWRFEDQKMQKNRIDIVRRGNEEQERKEGIETRTGTRNRQEQSERGTRENLSSMPSTPAPPNSLSSMPSTPAPPKQPFKYAFHPCPQNSLSSMPSIPALQTAFQVCLPPCPSQTAFQVCLPPPAPKQPFSMPSTPAPKTAFQVCLPPCPQKQPFKYAFHSCPPNSLSSMPSTPDPPNSLSSMSSTLPSKQPFGMPSTLPPKQPFKYAFHPCPQNSLSSMPSTPAPKTAFQVCFPPLPPPKQPFKHAFHPCPSKQPFSVPSTLPSKQPFKYAFHSCPQSSLSVCLPPCPKNSLSSMPTAFRQSQLLTVTDKAISFPPSDIMSDRRATPGVLLPFIANPGVRWLSTVLVSYLVDVAEGQPI